In Nocardia sp. XZ_19_385, the sequence GCCGACGACCAGCACGCCGCGAATTGTCCGCTCCGCCATGGCGAATCGCATGCCGGTGATCAGCGCACGCAGCGGCGTCTCCCGGGCCATCTCCGGCGGTGCGGACGGGCCGACCTCCTGGAACAGCGTGACCGTGACGGCGGTCAACGCGGCCGCGATGAAATACGTCCACGAGACACCGCCGGCCGCGATGACCACACCGGCGAGTGCGGGGGTGATCATCGTGCCGAGATCGGTGGTGAGGGTGACGAGCGCGCCGGCGGCGGCCATCTTGTCGCGGCCGACCAGCGCCGGGGTCAGCGCCATCAGGGCGGTACTGCTCACTCCGCCCGCGAGACCGTCGATCCCGGCGGCGGCGTAGATCACCCACACCGCCGGATGGTCCAGCACCGCGTTGATGCCGAGCACCAGGAACCCCAATCCCGCTGCGGTGCGCGAGAATTGGATGGTGCGCCGCCGATCGAAGCGATCGGCGAGCACGCCGCCGGCCAGGCTGCCGACGAACATCGCCGCCGCCAGCACCACCGAGACGCCGGCGACGTGCAGGTTCGACCGGGTGAGCTGATACATCTGGGCCGGTACCGCGACGATCAGAAGTCCGATGCCGAGCAGCGAAATCAACCGCGCGGCAAAGGCATACCGGAACGCGCGGCTGGATCGCAGCGGCGCGATGTCGATGACCAGCCCACCCAGCCGTCTCATGCGAAGCGCTTCGCGATGACGTCGAGGGTGGCCATGACGCCGTCGTAATCCGGGCGGTAGCTCGTCGCCGGGAGCTCATAGAGCGTGTTGTTCTTGAACGACGGCAGGTTCGAGTACACCGGATCCTGCTTCAGCTGATCCATCGAACGGCCGCCGACCGGGATGAAGAACACCTGCGGCGCGCCGGCGACCTGGGACAGCAGTTCCGGGCTGATTTCGACGGCGTCACCAGAGCCGAATAGCTTCGGATTGCCCGCCTTGGCCAGCACGTCGTCGGCCGCGAAGCCGAGTTCGCTCAGCAGCGCGGGCAGGGCCGCGGACTGCGGGATCAGGTACGGCTTGTTGTTCGGCAGCGACAGCAGGTAGGCGTAGTTCCCAGCGGGCACCTTGATCGAGGACTTCACCTTGGCGACCTTGTCGCGGTAGGCGGTCATCATGGCCTCGACGCGGTCGGAGCGTCCGGCGGCGTCGGCGACCTGGCGCAGCTGTTCCTGCCAAGCCGCGACCGTCTTGGGTACCAGGACGGTCGGCGCGATCGCGGTCAGCTTGTCGTAGACCTTTTCGGCCTGCACGGCGGTAATGCCCTGTCCGCCACCGATGATCAGGTCCGGCGCGGCTGCGGCGACGGCCTCGATGTTGAGTTCCTCACCGGCGGGCAGCTGCTTGGTGCCCTGCTCCTTGGCTTTCGCCGACCACGAGGGCGGGAAGCCGCCGTCGAAGTTGGTGACGCCGAGTACGCGGGTGTCGGTGGCGGCCACCGGGGCGTCGAGCGCGTACAGGTAGCCGGCCAGGCCACCGCTGAGCACCACGATGCGCTTGGCCTGCGCGGGCACGGTGACCGGGCCGCGTTCGGTCTGGATGACCCGGGTCGTGCCCTCCGAGGACGCCTCACCGGTGTCCGAACCGCAGCCGATCAACGCCGTCAAGGCGACGAGCAGCAGCGCCACCAGCGCGGCAGACCGCCGGGGGCGGCTGCCGGACGGCATGCTTGGAACTCTCATTTCTCTCCTAGTTGTGCTCGGCCACGGATGGCCGATGGGTAAGCCCCTTGCTGGGGCTCAGACTCGGGTGGTCTCCAGTAGTCCGGCGAGGTCGGCGACGGTCGGCTGGGCCAGGACCGCGCCGACCGCGAGGGTGACGCCGAATTCCCGTTCCAGTTCGCCGACCAAGCGCATGACCCGCAGTGAATCGCCGCCGAGGTCGAAGAAGCTGTCCTCGACATCGGTGATCTCGGCGACGCCGAGGACTCGGGCGAAGACCGCGCAGAGGGCGCGTTCGGTGTCGGTGCGCGGACCGTTGCTCGCGGTGCGGGCCGGCGGTTCGGGCAACGCGGCGCGATCGAGTTTTCCGTTGGGGGTCAACGGAATCGAGGCGATGATCACGATGTCCGAGGGCACCAGTTGCGCGGGGAGCCGCTTGCGCAGTTCGGGCCGCAGGTCCTCGACGGCCCGGCCGGGTTCGGGGACAACGTAGCCGATGAGCCGGGCCGTGCCGGTCGCGTCGCGGCGGACGTTGGCCGCGGCCCGCCGCACACCGTCGCAGGCGGCCAAAGCGGCTTCGACTTCACCCAATTCGATGCGGACGCCACGGATCTTCACCTGATGGTCGCCGCGGCCCATGTATTGGAGTTGCCCGTCGCGCCTGCGCTGCACCAGGTCTCCGGTGCGGTACATGCGCCCGCCGTCGGCCGCGAACGGGTCTGGGACGAAAGCGGATGCGGTCAGGCCGGGCCGGTCCAGGTAGCCGAGGGCGACGCCGTCACCGGACATGTACAGCTCGCCCACCGCGCCGACCGGAACTTCACGCAAGCCCGAATCGAGCACGCGCGCATGGGCGTTGCGGACCGGGCGCCCTAGACACGGTGTCTCGGAGCCCTGGACGGGTGAGCCCATCGCGTTGATGGTGAATTCCGTTGGGCCGTAGAGGTCGTAGCCGTCGACGCCGGGCTGTTCGCGCAGCCGGGTCCACAGATCGGCGGGCACCGCTTCACCGCCCAGGATGACCAGGGCCAGGATGTGCTCGCCGTCGAGCAGGCCGCCCGCGATGAGTTCCTTTGCGTAAGAAGGCGTCACGTTGATGACGTCGATGCCGACACTGCGGTAGTGCCGCACCAGCGCCGTCGGTTCCAGGCGGGCCCGTTCGTCGATGACGTGCACCTCGTGCCCGGCGAGCAACCAGAACAGTTCCTCCCAGGACATGTCGAAGGAGAACGAGACGGTGTGCGCGATCCGCAACCGGCCCCGGTTCGCCGATTGCTCGGTGGGCCTGAAGATTTCGTCGACGTGGTTGTGGTACATCGCGGTCAGGCCGCGATGACCGACCACGACGCCCTTCGGCTTGCCCGTCGAGCCCGAGGTGTAGATGACGTAGGCGGGCTGGTCGGCGCTGATCGGGCCGCGCACCGCGGTATCCGGCAGCAGCGGCGGCGCGGTGCGTCCGTCGAGCACGTCGGCGACGGCCGGGTCGTCGAGCAGCACCGCGCGGTGGCTGTCGTCGAGGAGGGTACCGGCCTCGACGGTCGTCGAGATGACCGCCGCGGCAGCGCTGTCGGCGATCAGGTCCCGCAGGCGGGCGGGCGGATGCGCGAGATCGAGCGGCAGGTAGGCCGCGCCGGTACGCATGACCGCGAAGATCGCGACCACGTGATCGGCGGTACGCGGCAGCGCCAGGGCGACGGTGTCACCCGAGCCGACACCGGTCGCCGCGAGGATCCGGGCCAGGCGGTCCACCCGGGTGTCGAGCTCGCGGGCGGTGAGCGAAACCGGGCCGCACACAAGCGCTGTCACGTCCGGCGTGGCCTGCGCGCGTTCCCGCAGCAGGGCGTCGACGCTGCCGCCCGGCTGGCCGGGTAGCGGTACGTCGACTCGTTCGGGCGCGAATTCCAGCGGGGTACTCGCCGCGGGCACGACCGTGTCGGCCACGTGCGCACCGGTTTTCGTCACGATCAGGTCCAGCACCGCCACCAAGCGGTCGAGCAGCGCGGCGGCTTCGGCGTCGGCGACGAGATCGGGGCGATGCTCGCAGGTGATCGCCATCGGTGTGGTGGGCGAGCCCGGTTCGATGTCGATGGTGATCGCGTAGTGGGTGCCGTCGATCGCTTCGAAACCGGAGATTCCGTTGCGCTGGAACATCTCCGACTGTGCCTGGTGATCGCGGGGCACGTTGCGGAAGACGGTGAGAGTGTCGAACAGTGCCGGGACGCCCGCCGCGCGCTGGATCCGGCCGAGGCCGAGCTGGTGGTGGTCGGTGAGGCGGCCCTGTTCCCGGAACACGCGTCGCATCAGGTCGGTGAGCGGTTCGCTCGGACGGGTGCGGACCCGCACGGGCACGGTGTTCAGGGCCAAGCCCACCATGCGGTCGGCGTCCGGTACCTCGGGGGAACGGCCGGAGACGGTGGCGCCGAACACCACGTCATCGGTACCGGTGGTGGCGCGCAGCGCCAGGCCCCAGGCGGTAGAGACCACCGTGGACAACGTGACCCCGGCCTTACGTGCGAAGGCATGCAAGGCCTGAGTCGTGCTGTCGGACAAGCCGGTTCGGGTGAACACCGGCAAGGCCGCTTTCTCAGCGGCCTGCTTCGAGGCGATCAGTGTCGGCTGGCGGAGTTCGGCGAGGTAGGTCGACCAGGCCGATTCCGCTGCGGCGCTGTCGGTTTCGGCGAGCCAGCGCAGGTGGTCGCGGAAATCGGCGGGTGCGGGCAGCACGGTGTCCAGGTCGGCGGTGCTTTTACGGGCGTGTTCATATAGCGCGAACAGCTCGCGGTACATCAGGGTTTGTGACCAGCCGTCGGTGAGCAGGTGGTGCTGGGTGCACACGAGGTACGCCCGGTCACCGGGCAACCATGCCAGGGTCATGCGGATCAGCGGCGGAGCGGTGTAGTCGAACGGTGTCGTGAACTCGGTGTTGTCGAGTTCCTTCAGCGCCGAGGGGATTTCGGCTTCCGGGAGCGCGGTGAAATCGACCTCACGGAACGGCACGCTCGCGGTGGCCGGGATGAACTGAACCGGCTGCGCGAACCCGGCATGGGTGAAACCGGCCCGCAGGTTCGGGTATCGGCGCAACAATGCATCGGCGGCAGCGCGCAGCGCGGGAACGTCGACCGCAGCTGCGCCCGATTCCGTTGCGGCGAAAGAGAATCTCGGCTGCATGTGGTAGGCGTCGCTACCGGCGGCGCTGTCCACCAAGGACTGGAAGTACATGCCCTCCTGCAGCGGACCCAGAGGAAGTGCCTCGACCCAGTTGGGGCACAGGGCGTCCAAGCGGGCCCTGCCGTCGGCGTCCAACGCCAGGAGTGGTTCGAAAGCAGTCGTGTCCGGTGCCACTCGCGTCGATCCGGACTGCGCGGATCCCGGGGTCGGCAACGCCTTCCGGTCGAGTTTGCCGTTCAGGGTCAGCGGGAGTGCTGGGATCGTCGTGATCGATTGCGGCACCATGTATTCGGGTAGCAGCGCGGCGAGATGAGCGCGCACCGCCGCGGGATCGATAGCGGAGCCATCGGCGGTGACGACATAGCCGAAAAGCCTTCCCGTGCCGGCCGAGTCGGCGCGGACGCAGGCGGCGGCGGCCGTCACACCGGGCACCTGGCGCAGTGCGGTTTCGACTTCGCCGAGTTCGATGCGGAACCCGCGCACCTTCACCTGGTCGTCGGCGCGACCGCGGAACAGCAGACCGCTGTCGGTGCGACGCACCAGGTCACCGGTGCGGTACAACCGCTGTCCGGGTCGGCTCGGGTCGGCGACGAAGCGTGCGGCGGTCATGGCCGGGCGGTTCAAATAGCCCCGGACCACCTGTGCGCCACCGAGATACAACTCGCCCTCGGCCACCTCCCGGAGGTCGTTGTCGAGGACCCGGACGTGCACGTCGGTCCACGGTGCACCGATTGTGACCGGATCACCCTGCGTCAGTTCGGCGGAGGTCGCCCAAACGGTTACCTCCGTGGGCCCGTAGACGTTTCGCACCGCGGCGCACTGGGCGACCATGTCCGTGGCGAGATCGGTGGGCAACGCCTCGCCGCCCACCAGGGCCCGCACCGTGCCGAGTTGATCCGCGTCCTCGTGCTCGACCAGCACCCGCCACAGCGAGGGCGTCGCCTGCACAACAGTCGCGCCGCTGTTGGAGATCAACGCGTGCAACGCATCCGGGTCGAGCACTGTCGGACGGTCGGCGACCACCACGGTCGCCCCGGCGGTTAGCGGGCACAGCAGCTCCAGCACCGCGATGTCGAACGACACCGTCGTGACCGCGACGAAACGGTCCCCGGGCCGAATCCACCCGTCCGCGACCACCGTCTCGGCGAACGCCGCTAGGTTGGCGGTGCTGATCAGCACGCCCTTCGGGTTACCCGTCGATCCGGAGGTGTGGATGACATAGGCGAGGTGATCACCGGCATGCGGCGGCTCGGGCAACACGATGGAGGTATCGACCGCCTCCGCACTGTCGACCAGCAGTGTGCGCGGAGACGCGGCAGGTAGCCGATCCACGACCGCCGAATTGGTCAACACGCAACGCGGCTTCGCGTCCGCCAGCATGTATTCCAGCCGCTGCGCCGGATAGTCGACGTCGAGCGGCAGGTAGGCGGCACCGATCCGAAGCACCGCGAGCAGGCCGACAACCAGGTCCGCCGAACGCGGAAGCGCCACGGCGACAACCTGTTCGGGTCCAGCGCCGGCCGCGAGCAAACGGCACGCCAGGTCATCCACCCGAGCACCGAGCTCCCCATATGTCAGGGCTGCTCCCCCGCTGACGACAGCGGTGGAATCCGGCGTGCGGCGCACCTGCGTCGCGAAGCCGACCGCGATACCCTGCGGAATTTCGCTGCGCCGCACCGGGTCCGACGCGACACTCGAGGCGCTCGCGCTCGCCTGAACCGCGAGCGCACCGTTGTCCCCGGGCACTGAGTCATCTTCGGCCGCACGATTCGTGCGAGCACCGTCGCGGTTCGGCGAGTCGGTCGGAGCAGCGTCGGTATCTGCCGAGTCCGCGAGAACCCGAGCGCCGGACGAGGTGCCTAGCCCGTTCCGCGGATCCGGCTCCTGGGCAGTTCCGGCGTATCTCGCCTGGTTCCAGCGGACTGGGTCGATCACCGCGCAGGCGGCGAGACCTCGGGCTGTGGGGGCGTCGAAGATGTCGGCGACGACGATGCGGAGGCCGAGCTTGCGGAGTGCGCCGACCAGGCGCATTGCCGTCAGTGAGTGGCCGCCGAGGCTGAAGAAGTCGTCGTCGACGCCGACCTCGGGGACTTCGAGAACCTTTGCCGCGCAGGTTCGGACGGCATCGATCACTTCGGCGGAGCCGTCGTCTGTCCTTTCGGCCCGGATGTCCTGGTGAGCGCCGGGATCCAGCGGAAGCGTGTCGGGTGCAGCGACAACCGCGTCCGGACGGCGGTGGCTGAGGACCGTCGGGTCCGGGGATGCCGTCAGCAGGGCGGCGGCGGTTTGCTCCGGAGCGGCGATGAGGCCGGTGAGGATGTCGACGAGCCGGGAGGCGGTGCGCTGCACCAATTCGGCTGGGACAGCGGCGGTGTCGTGATCGAGGATCAGGTCCAGCCCGGCGCTGGGCGGCGCGAGCAGGGTGATCGGGTAGTGGGTGACGCCGCGGTTGGTGAACCCGGCGACGCGGAGGTCATGCGATTCCGGCTGTCCCGGACCGGAATTCGGGAAGTTCTCGAACAGGACCAGGGTGTCGAAGAGCTGGCCGATACCGGCGACGCGTTCGACCTCGGCGAGGCCGGTGTGCTCGACCTCCTGGATGCCGAATTGCGCTTCCTGCAACCGGGTGAACTGGTCCAGCAGCGGGCGCACCGGATCGATGGTCATCCGCACCGGGATGGTGTTGCTGAACAGGCCCACCATGGTCTCGACACCGGGCAGGTCGGCGGGTCGTCCGGAGACGGTCGCGCCGAATACCACGTCGTTGCGGCCGGTGAGTTCGGCGAGCACGGCCCCCCAAGCGCCCTGGACCAGGGTGTTCAGGGTCAGCGCTCGGGACCGGCCGAGCGCGGCGAGCGCGTTAGCCGCCTCCTCCGGCAGGGGTACCCGCAAGGCGGACCGAGTACCGCGGGCGCCGGGCGCGCCGACGAGCGTCGCCTCGGACAAGCCGGATAGGCGCTCACCCCATACCTGTTGTGCTACTTGATGATCGCGATCGGCGATCCAGCGCAGGTAGTCGCGGTAGTGCGCCGGCGCGGGCAGTTCGTGTTCGGACGACGAGTGATACAGCGACAGCAGTTCCCGCACCATGATCGGGGTGGACCAGCCGTCGGTGAGCAGGTGGTGGGCGTTGAGCACGAGCCGGTGCGCGTCGCCGGGCAGGCGAATCAGCAACGCCCGCAACAGCGGAGCGGTGCTCACGTCGAAAAGTTGTGCCGCCACTTCGTCTTCGAGCCGGTCGGCGGACCGCAGTGCGGCGCGCACGGGCAGCGCCGACAGGTCGACGTGCCGCCACGGCACCCGGACATCGCGCGGGATCGCCTGCACCGGCCGGTCGAACTGCTCATAGTGGAAGGCTGCGCCGAGGTTCGAGTGCCGGGCGACCACGCGGTCGAAGGCCTGGACGAGCCGGTCGGCGTCGAGCGCGCCGGTGAGGTCGAATCGCGCTGTCAGCGTGTAGACATCGTTCTCGCCGTCGCGAACCGCGTGGAACAGCAAGCCTTCCTGCAGCGGCGACAACGGCAGCAGATCCGCCAGCGGGCCGTGGATGGCCTCGAGCTCATCGATGCCGTCCTGGTCGACCTCGACTTCGGGGCAATCCGACGGCGTCAGCCCGCCCGGGGCCAGAACCGCGTGCGCCGCAAGGGCTTCCAGCGCCAGCTCCCAATGCTGCTGCAGCTCGGTCACACTGGTCGCGTCCAGCACGTTCGAGGCAGCCGTCCATTCGACCGCCAACCGTTCGCCCGCCGTCGACTCGTGCACGAAAACGTTGAGCGCCAGCACTTCCGACAGCGCCTTGGTCCGGGGCTCGAAGACCGCGAACGGGTCCTGTTCGGGTAGTCGCCACCCGGTCCCCGGCAGCGCGGGGAATCGGCCCAGATAGTTGAGCAGCAGCTCGGGAGCGCCCTGTCGGGACAGCACCGGCGCGGTTTCGGGGTCGAGGTACCGCAGCACACCGAACCCGACACCACCGTCGGGCACCGCGCGCTTGGCTTCCTTCACCGCCCGCAACAACCGCCCCGCGGCGTCGCCACCGTCCAAGGCGTCGGACAGCTGGTTGGCATCGGCGATCGCCCCGGTCGGCACCTGAACCGGATACTCGCTGGTGAACCAGCCGATGGTGCGCGCGAAATCGGTGTCAGCGGTGAGCGCGTCGCGCCCATGACCCTCCACCGACACGAGCTGGCCGGTCGAGCCCGCCTCCCCGCGCGAGTGCCGCCACGAACGCAGCGCCAGCATCAGCGCCGCGAGCAGGACCTCGTCCACCCGGGCCCGATACGCGTTCGGCAGCGTCGTCAGCAGAGCACGCGTGATGTCGGACGAAACGACCGTATGTGTCCGCGCCGCGGTCTCGACCGTGTCGCGGACCGGATCCAGCGCCCGCGCACCCAATGGGACACCCGCGTCGAGCGCCGCCTGCCAGTAAGCCAATTCGGAGCGACGCGTACCCGTCACCCCTTGCTCGGCCAGTACCGTCGCATGCCGCCGCCACGAGGTGCTCGCCGGGAACGCGGGTACTGCCCGCCGCTCCCGCGCCGCCGCGGCGGCTTCCTGCAAGTCCGGCAGCAGGATCCGCCAGGAGACCCCATCGACCACCAAATGATGGGCAACAACAATCAGCTGATCCGGTCCGGACTCATTGCGCAGCAGCACAATGCGAAGCAAGTCACCGGCCTGCGGATCCAGTCCGTCAGCCGCCTGCTCGGCAATTCGCCGCACCGCCTCGTCAAGGGTGCCGGAGGCCCCGGCGCCGGCCGAAGCCGTTCGGTGTTCAACGTGCGATCCCGCGTGCTGCGACGGCTCGGTGCCCTCCAGGTGGGACAGCGCTGACGCAGCAGCGGATCCGCCAGGCAGCCTCTTCCCGGCACTTGCGGGTGGCGTCTCGATCCGGGCGGCATCGTGTGATGCCGACACCTCGGTGACTATGTCCGCGGCGGCGACCGCACCGACATCACGGATGATCAGATCCGGGGTGCCGGTTTCGGTGTCGCGGCGCAGCAGCAGGCGCAGTGCGTCGTGACGGTCGAGAATCGTCTGTACGCCGGTCGTCAGGTCGGCCAGGGCCACGGACTCGTCCACGAGAACCGCTGTCCACTGTGCGTATCCGGCCACCACGGTCAGATCGGGGTTGCAGTCAAACAAAGCGTGCACGATCGGCGGGATCGGGACCGTCCCGGTGGCGACGTCCGGAACACGCGGCGCTTCGTCGGCGTCGACGGCCGTGGCCTGGGCGGCCAGGGTCGCCAGATCGCGCTGGGCGAGTAGCTCTTTCGGTTGCAGGATCAGGCCGCGACCACGTAGGCGGCTGGAGACGCTGATGGCGGTGATGCTGTCGCCGCCGAGGCCGAAGAAGTCGTCG encodes:
- the entS gene encoding enterobactin transporter EntS codes for the protein MRRLGGLVIDIAPLRSSRAFRYAFAARLISLLGIGLLIVAVPAQMYQLTRSNLHVAGVSVVLAAAMFVGSLAGGVLADRFDRRRTIQFSRTAAGLGFLVLGINAVLDHPAVWVIYAAAGIDGLAGGVSSTALMALTPALVGRDKMAAAGALVTLTTDLGTMITPALAGVVIAAGGVSWTYFIAAALTAVTVTLFQEVGPSAPPEMARETPLRALITGMRFAMAERTIRGVLVVGLVVMLASGPTVLLPAFVDQVLHAGPATLGLLYGAPAVGAVLGTLTSGWTGNIRRSGLALLASMLALPIGSLVLGSTGSAATGAALMAFLGLAGFGLARAVNDIFRFAVLQHNTPDELRGRVSSLWLIQAVTGTALGSMTAGILGQYFAPDTALLVYGLVVVVIGALLFATLSAVRSATAPEPVAA
- a CDS encoding Fe2+-enterobactin ABC transporter substrate-binding protein; the protein is MRVPSMPSGSRPRRSAALVALLLVALTALIGCGSDTGEASSEGTTRVIQTERGPVTVPAQAKRIVVLSGGLAGYLYALDAPVAATDTRVLGVTNFDGGFPPSWSAKAKEQGTKQLPAGEELNIEAVAAAAPDLIIGGGQGITAVQAEKVYDKLTAIAPTVLVPKTVAAWQEQLRQVADAAGRSDRVEAMMTAYRDKVAKVKSSIKVPAGNYAYLLSLPNNKPYLIPQSAALPALLSELGFAADDVLAKAGNPKLFGSGDAVEISPELLSQVAGAPQVFFIPVGGRSMDQLKQDPVYSNLPSFKNNTLYELPATSYRPDYDGVMATLDVIAKRFA
- a CDS encoding non-ribosomal peptide synthetase; the encoded protein is MGALPVVDSEASGVRVLSLTGAQLGIWNAQRLDPESRSYLVGEVLEISGPEPIDIELLAEAIRRTIGEAETMRLRMLETPDGPRQFVSDAALELRPIADLRAEADPVTVAHALVDAERSRASEYCRHMVDRQLYTYQLIRLTDREVWCVQLYHHLIVDGYSAAMLSRRVAAHYTGLVHETEVAAVGFGSIETLVSEDEQYRAGEQFERDRAYWRDLLTPLPALDGRGERVDGPAERTIQARAVLSAADLAQVRAVAESTGTTWAEVLIACYAGFVHRLLGESDVVIAMPLMARVGRTALTTPAMAVNVLPLRLTVRSHDTLAALSKQVADAMRGLRAHQRYRGENLARDLGAAGTGALLHGIGINLKAFDFALDFAGAVGVLRNVAGGPPEDLGLTVTPIADGAVQLGFEVDARTNSHETVQRRLAGLVRIIQGLTESGDPAIGRVELSAAGASERILAERAAAALPGVVEDVPAALNRLAEQSPDAVVLVCEDERLTAAALAGRVHRLARSLRARGIGPDDLVAIALPRTADLVVSLLAVLDAGAAYVALDPEHPAQRLRAIIDDARPVLVLSCAELADSLTGDDRPEPVLLQSDSFAAELAARPDGPLTAAELAAPRNSEHLAYVIYTSGSTGTPKGVLVRTGGLAHLFHHHRSTIYADAAARSGNRQLHTAHTASFAFDASLDQLLWLLSGHRVHIYDAELQRDAAALVAAFARDAIDVVDTTPSMGAALVDNGLLTAARPELLVIGGEAAPPALWDTIIDAGIAAHNLYGPTEATVDAIGTRIADGTPRIGHPLAGTRTYLLDSALLPVADGERGELYLAGPQLARGYLGRAAVTADRFVADPFGAPGDRMYRTGDRARWVPGLGYEFLGRNDKQVKIRGHRVELSEVEAVLGALPGVAAAAAVITTTTPAQLVGYVVATAGITLPPADELRRALAADVPDHLVPAAIVFLDELPVTVNGKLDRAALPAPQLDSHGRAPRTERERVLCEVVAEVLGRPRAAVDDDFFGLGGDSITAISVSSRLRGRGLILQPKELLAQRDLATLAAQATAVDADEAPRVPDVATGTVPIPPIVHALFDCNPDLTVVAGYAQWTAVLVDESVALADLTTGVQTILDRHDALRLLLRRDTETGTPDLIIRDVGAVAAADIVTEVSASHDAARIETPPASAGKRLPGGSAAASALSHLEGTEPSQHAGSHVEHRTASAGAGASGTLDEAVRRIAEQAADGLDPQAGDLLRIVLLRNESGPDQLIVVAHHLVVDGVSWRILLPDLQEAAAAARERRAVPAFPASTSWRRHATVLAEQGVTGTRRSELAYWQAALDAGVPLGARALDPVRDTVETAARTHTVVSSDITRALLTTLPNAYRARVDEVLLAALMLALRSWRHSRGEAGSTGQLVSVEGHGRDALTADTDFARTIGWFTSEYPVQVPTGAIADANQLSDALDGGDAAGRLLRAVKEAKRAVPDGGVGFGVLRYLDPETAPVLSRQGAPELLLNYLGRFPALPGTGWRLPEQDPFAVFEPRTKALSEVLALNVFVHESTAGERLAVEWTAASNVLDATSVTELQQHWELALEALAAHAVLAPGGLTPSDCPEVEVDQDGIDELEAIHGPLADLLPLSPLQEGLLFHAVRDGENDVYTLTARFDLTGALDADRLVQAFDRVVARHSNLGAAFHYEQFDRPVQAIPRDVRVPWRHVDLSALPVRAALRSADRLEDEVAAQLFDVSTAPLLRALLIRLPGDAHRLVLNAHHLLTDGWSTPIMVRELLSLYHSSSEHELPAPAHYRDYLRWIADRDHQVAQQVWGERLSGLSEATLVGAPGARGTRSALRVPLPEEAANALAALGRSRALTLNTLVQGAWGAVLAELTGRNDVVFGATVSGRPADLPGVETMVGLFSNTIPVRMTIDPVRPLLDQFTRLQEAQFGIQEVEHTGLAEVERVAGIGQLFDTLVLFENFPNSGPGQPESHDLRVAGFTNRGVTHYPITLLAPPSAGLDLILDHDTAAVPAELVQRTASRLVDILTGLIAAPEQTAAALLTASPDPTVLSHRRPDAVVAAPDTLPLDPGAHQDIRAERTDDGSAEVIDAVRTCAAKVLEVPEVGVDDDFFSLGGHSLTAMRLVGALRKLGLRIVVADIFDAPTARGLAACAVIDPVRWNQARYAGTAQEPDPRNGLGTSSGARVLADSADTDAAPTDSPNRDGARTNRAAEDDSVPGDNGALAVQASASASSVASDPVRRSEIPQGIAVGFATQVRRTPDSTAVVSGGAALTYGELGARVDDLACRLLAAGAGPEQVVAVALPRSADLVVGLLAVLRIGAAYLPLDVDYPAQRLEYMLADAKPRCVLTNSAVVDRLPAASPRTLLVDSAEAVDTSIVLPEPPHAGDHLAYVIHTSGSTGNPKGVLISTANLAAFAETVVADGWIRPGDRFVAVTTVSFDIAVLELLCPLTAGATVVVADRPTVLDPDALHALISNSGATVVQATPSLWRVLVEHEDADQLGTVRALVGGEALPTDLATDMVAQCAAVRNVYGPTEVTVWATSAELTQGDPVTIGAPWTDVHVRVLDNDLREVAEGELYLGGAQVVRGYLNRPAMTAARFVADPSRPGQRLYRTGDLVRRTDSGLLFRGRADDQVKVRGFRIELGEVETALRQVPGVTAAAACVRADSAGTGRLFGYVVTADGSAIDPAAVRAHLAALLPEYMVPQSITTIPALPLTLNGKLDRKALPTPGSAQSGSTRVAPDTTAFEPLLALDADGRARLDALCPNWVEALPLGPLQEGMYFQSLVDSAAGSDAYHMQPRFSFAATESGAAAVDVPALRAAADALLRRYPNLRAGFTHAGFAQPVQFIPATASVPFREVDFTALPEAEIPSALKELDNTEFTTPFDYTAPPLIRMTLAWLPGDRAYLVCTQHHLLTDGWSQTLMYRELFALYEHARKSTADLDTVLPAPADFRDHLRWLAETDSAAAESAWSTYLAELRQPTLIASKQAAEKAALPVFTRTGLSDSTTQALHAFARKAGVTLSTVVSTAWGLALRATTGTDDVVFGATVSGRSPEVPDADRMVGLALNTVPVRVRTRPSEPLTDLMRRVFREQGRLTDHHQLGLGRIQRAAGVPALFDTLTVFRNVPRDHQAQSEMFQRNGISGFEAIDGTHYAITIDIEPGSPTTPMAITCEHRPDLVADAEAAALLDRLVAVLDLIVTKTGAHVADTVVPAASTPLEFAPERVDVPLPGQPGGSVDALLRERAQATPDVTALVCGPVSLTARELDTRVDRLARILAATGVGSGDTVALALPRTADHVVAIFAVMRTGAAYLPLDLAHPPARLRDLIADSAAAAVISTTVEAGTLLDDSHRAVLLDDPAVADVLDGRTAPPLLPDTAVRGPISADQPAYVIYTSGSTGKPKGVVVGHRGLTAMYHNHVDEIFRPTEQSANRGRLRIAHTVSFSFDMSWEELFWLLAGHEVHVIDERARLEPTALVRHYRSVGIDVINVTPSYAKELIAGGLLDGEHILALVILGGEAVPADLWTRLREQPGVDGYDLYGPTEFTINAMGSPVQGSETPCLGRPVRNAHARVLDSGLREVPVGAVGELYMSGDGVALGYLDRPGLTASAFVPDPFAADGGRMYRTGDLVQRRRDGQLQYMGRGDHQVKIRGVRIELGEVEAALAACDGVRRAAANVRRDATGTARLIGYVVPEPGRAVEDLRPELRKRLPAQLVPSDIVIIASIPLTPNGKLDRAALPEPPARTASNGPRTDTERALCAVFARVLGVAEITDVEDSFFDLGGDSLRVMRLVGELEREFGVTLAVGAVLAQPTVADLAGLLETTRV